From one Streptomyces sp. R41 genomic stretch:
- a CDS encoding winged helix-turn-helix transcriptional regulator, producing the protein MLGAIGLDETHESAYRALVSVGAADVPDLARRLTLGEYDTERALRRLERHGLAAQSSARPGRWVAAPPGVALGALLTQQRHELEKAELAAALLAEEYRAAAAEPAVHDLVEVVIGAAAVSQRFLQLQLGAAEEVCALVTGNPVVVSGMDNDAEEQAAGRGVGYRVVLERAVLDQPTGITELSAALSRDEQVRVVDKVPTKLVIADRTLAMVPLTSHTAEPAALVVHASGLLELLSGLFESVWRDALPLRLGSRGVNEQEPDGPDSTDLEILSLLLAGLTDASVAKQLDLGLRTVQRRVKRLMELTGVTTRLQLGWHAYERGWVARD; encoded by the coding sequence ATGCTGGGAGCGATAGGTCTGGACGAGACGCACGAGTCGGCGTACCGGGCGCTGGTGTCCGTGGGCGCCGCCGACGTGCCCGATCTAGCGCGGCGGCTCACGCTCGGCGAGTACGACACCGAGCGCGCCCTGCGCCGGCTGGAGCGTCACGGTCTCGCCGCCCAGTCCTCGGCCCGGCCCGGGCGCTGGGTCGCGGCGCCGCCCGGGGTCGCCCTCGGCGCGCTGCTCACCCAGCAGCGGCACGAGCTGGAGAAGGCGGAGCTGGCGGCTGCGCTGCTCGCGGAGGAGTACCGGGCGGCGGCCGCCGAACCGGCGGTGCACGACCTGGTCGAGGTGGTGATCGGCGCGGCGGCGGTCTCCCAGCGGTTCCTGCAGCTCCAGCTCGGTGCCGCCGAGGAGGTGTGCGCGCTGGTCACCGGGAATCCGGTCGTGGTCTCCGGGATGGACAACGACGCGGAGGAACAGGCCGCGGGCCGGGGCGTCGGCTACCGCGTGGTGCTCGAACGGGCGGTCCTCGACCAGCCCACCGGCATCACCGAGCTGTCCGCCGCGCTCAGCCGCGACGAGCAGGTGCGCGTCGTGGACAAGGTGCCGACCAAGCTGGTGATCGCCGACCGGACGCTCGCGATGGTCCCGCTCACCTCGCACACCGCGGAGCCCGCGGCGCTCGTGGTGCACGCGAGCGGACTCCTCGAGCTGTTGTCGGGCCTCTTCGAGTCGGTGTGGCGGGACGCGCTGCCGCTGCGCCTCGGCAGCAGGGGCGTGAACGAGCAGGAGCCGGACGGCCCTGACAGCACCGACCTGGAAATCCTGTCACTCCTGCTGGCCGGGCTGACCGACGCGAGCGTCGCCAAGCAGCTCGATCTGGGCCTGAGGACCGTGCAGCGACGAGTGAAGCGGCTGATGGAGCTGACGGGCGTGACGACGCGACTGCAGCTGGGCTGGCACGCGTACGAGCGGGGCTGGGTGGCGCGGGACTGA
- a CDS encoding DUF456 domain-containing protein encodes MGVWELLLVGVVILLGLAGVLVPGVPGSWLVWAAVLWWALTDPRALSWAVLVGATVVLLLAQAVRWVLPPRRLRASGATTRMAVYAGTGALLGFFLLPVVGAIPGFIGGIYLSERLRLGGHGQARAAARTAMRSGGWSVLTELFACLLIMGAWLVAVIWG; translated from the coding sequence ATGGGAGTCTGGGAACTCCTGCTGGTCGGCGTGGTGATCCTGCTCGGCCTTGCCGGAGTACTGGTGCCCGGTGTGCCGGGGTCGTGGCTCGTCTGGGCCGCGGTCCTGTGGTGGGCACTGACCGACCCACGGGCGCTCTCCTGGGCCGTGCTCGTCGGCGCGACCGTGGTCCTGCTGCTGGCCCAGGCGGTCCGCTGGGTGCTGCCTCCACGGCGGCTGCGCGCGAGCGGGGCCACCACCCGGATGGCGGTGTACGCCGGGACCGGGGCGTTGCTCGGCTTCTTTCTGCTGCCGGTGGTCGGCGCGATACCCGGCTTCATCGGCGGGATCTATCTCTCCGAGCGGCTGCGGCTGGGCGGGCACGGGCAGGCGCGGGCCGCGGCGCGGACCGCGATGCGGTCGGGCGGATGGAGTGTGCTGACGGAGCTGTTCGCCTGTCTGCTGATCATGGGGGCGTGGTTGGTGGCGGTGATCTGGGGCTGA
- a CDS encoding glycoside hydrolase family 95-like protein codes for MPSPSRRTVLATGSALGGTLIAGGLPAQARASVHEGAADPWRTVLDDADLVWQRMPKTWYEGPYLGNGFLGSGIYAEPGAESTAVRFNVQHSEVQDHRPEFGSLFGLARLPIGHFTLEPVGTITGLDWRLGLRDAELTGTLTTDRGTLTLRALVHNSRSVLAVEVTPSEGERDFRWVFHPADAISPRAAFKPLPDGYQGNPPAEVAEHDGIRAAVQPLLSGGQHATAWRERTRGETRTLYVHVAHSYPKSTALDRALTAVRGASALPYDRLAQAHRAWWHAYYRKSFLSLPDARIQRFYWIQLYKTASAARRDAPVMATSGPWLESTPWPNTWWNLNVQLEYWLIHGSNHLELDAVTRALSEYRDNLSKEVAERYRGDSLGIPRTTDPHLVNGAAGTLTGYGVGIPGQDPPTPEVGNLTWALHNVWLSYRHTMDESILRDVLFPLLRKAINYYLHFLEPGADGKLHLPATFSPEYGGNTRDCSYDLMLLTWGCRTLLESAELLGIDDELAPRWREVLAKRVAYPTDANGFMIGADIPFAKSHRHYSHLLAVYPLYELTGRTPDERALIEKSLAHWVGFEGALQGYTFTGAASMSALLGKGEDALGYLGELMTRFIQANTMYKESGPVIETPLSAAQSLHDMVCQSWGGVVRVFPALPAAWSDLTVHNFRTQGAFLLSAVREGGATRWVRLVSEAGAPCVVRHGIGGPVDVRDAHGRALRYSDAGGGAIQISLRKGESALITAKGDRPDLTIAPVRSNAEAPKWGLPGTA; via the coding sequence ATGCCCAGCCCGTCCAGACGTACCGTTCTCGCCACCGGATCCGCGCTCGGCGGGACGCTTATCGCCGGAGGCCTGCCCGCGCAGGCGAGGGCGTCCGTCCACGAAGGCGCCGCCGACCCCTGGCGCACCGTCCTCGACGACGCCGACCTCGTCTGGCAGCGGATGCCGAAGACCTGGTACGAGGGGCCGTACCTCGGCAACGGTTTCCTCGGCTCCGGCATCTACGCGGAGCCGGGCGCGGAGAGCACGGCCGTGCGCTTCAACGTGCAGCACTCCGAGGTGCAGGACCACCGCCCCGAGTTCGGCTCGCTCTTCGGGCTCGCCCGGCTGCCCATCGGCCACTTCACGCTGGAGCCGGTGGGCACCATCACGGGCCTGGACTGGCGGCTCGGACTGCGCGACGCCGAGCTGACCGGCACGCTCACCACGGACCGGGGCACGCTCACGCTCCGCGCGCTGGTGCACAACTCCCGCTCGGTCCTCGCCGTCGAGGTGACACCGAGCGAGGGCGAGCGCGACTTCCGATGGGTGTTCCATCCGGCCGACGCGATCAGCCCGCGCGCCGCCTTCAAACCGCTGCCGGACGGTTATCAGGGCAACCCGCCCGCCGAGGTCGCCGAGCACGACGGCATCCGGGCCGCCGTACAGCCGCTGCTGTCGGGCGGACAGCACGCGACCGCGTGGCGGGAGCGGACTCGGGGCGAGACACGCACCCTGTACGTCCATGTCGCGCACTCGTACCCGAAGTCCACGGCACTGGACCGGGCGCTCACCGCCGTGCGCGGGGCGTCGGCGTTGCCGTACGACCGGCTGGCGCAAGCACATCGCGCCTGGTGGCACGCCTACTACCGCAAGAGCTTCCTCTCCCTCCCCGACGCGCGCATCCAGCGCTTCTACTGGATCCAGCTGTACAAGACGGCGTCCGCCGCCCGCCGGGACGCGCCCGTGATGGCCACCAGCGGACCCTGGCTGGAGTCCACACCGTGGCCCAACACCTGGTGGAACCTGAACGTGCAGCTGGAGTACTGGCTGATCCACGGCTCGAACCATCTCGAACTCGACGCGGTGACAAGGGCGTTGAGCGAATACCGGGACAACCTGTCCAAGGAGGTCGCGGAGCGGTACCGCGGCGACTCGCTCGGCATCCCGCGCACCACGGACCCCCACCTCGTCAACGGCGCGGCGGGCACCCTGACCGGCTACGGCGTCGGCATCCCCGGCCAGGATCCGCCCACTCCGGAGGTCGGCAACCTCACTTGGGCCCTGCACAACGTCTGGCTCAGCTATCGCCACACCATGGACGAGTCGATCCTCCGCGACGTCCTGTTCCCTTTGCTGCGGAAGGCGATCAACTACTACCTGCACTTCCTGGAGCCGGGCGCCGACGGCAAGCTGCACCTTCCGGCCACCTTCTCCCCCGAATACGGCGGCAACACGCGCGACTGCAGCTACGACCTGATGCTGCTGACCTGGGGCTGCCGGACTCTGCTGGAGTCGGCCGAACTCCTCGGTATCGACGACGAGTTGGCGCCGCGCTGGCGCGAGGTGCTGGCCAAGCGGGTGGCGTATCCCACCGACGCCAATGGTTTCATGATCGGCGCGGACATCCCCTTCGCGAAGTCGCACCGCCACTACTCGCACCTGCTCGCGGTGTACCCGCTGTACGAGCTGACGGGCCGCACACCCGACGAACGGGCCCTGATCGAGAAGTCGTTGGCGCACTGGGTCGGCTTCGAAGGCGCGCTTCAGGGCTACACCTTCACCGGCGCGGCCTCGATGTCCGCCCTGCTCGGCAAGGGCGAGGACGCGCTCGGGTACCTGGGTGAACTGATGACCCGCTTCATCCAGGCCAACACCATGTACAAGGAGTCGGGCCCGGTCATCGAGACCCCTCTCTCGGCCGCCCAGTCCCTGCACGACATGGTCTGCCAGTCGTGGGGTGGCGTCGTCCGCGTCTTCCCCGCGCTGCCCGCCGCGTGGTCGGACCTGACGGTCCACAACTTCCGCACGCAGGGCGCCTTTCTGCTCTCGGCGGTGCGCGAGGGCGGGGCGACCCGCTGGGTCCGGCTGGTCAGCGAGGCGGGTGCCCCCTGTGTCGTACGGCATGGCATCGGGGGGCCGGTGGACGTGCGGGACGCACACGGGCGGGCCCTGCGGTACTCCGACGCGGGCGGCGGCGCGATCCAAATCTCCCTGCGCAAGGGCGAGTCGGCGCTGATCACGGCGAAGGGGGACCGGCCGGACCTCACGATCGCGCCGGTGCGGTCGAACGCGGAGGCGCCCAAGTGGGGCCTTCCGGGAACGGCCTAG
- a CDS encoding ATP-binding protein has protein sequence MAIGASSAKAVEEAADKVTDQPGDTQLRRRLGRADLRAVPEARKALRELLRHWGKPGRSEIAELLTSELVTNALIHTDHDAVLTATVGPRGLRVEVRDFVGRRPRLRVPNADDGTHGRGLVLVQSLADAWGVRAHGVGKAVWFELDGGAV, from the coding sequence ATGGCCATCGGGGCCTCCTCCGCGAAGGCAGTGGAGGAAGCGGCCGACAAGGTGACGGACCAGCCGGGTGACACGCAGCTCAGGCGCAGGCTGGGAAGGGCGGACCTGCGGGCCGTGCCGGAGGCCCGAAAGGCACTGAGGGAACTGTTACGCCACTGGGGGAAGCCGGGGAGGTCCGAGATAGCCGAGCTGCTGACCAGCGAGCTCGTCACCAACGCACTCATTCACACCGACCACGACGCGGTCCTGACGGCCACCGTCGGACCCCGCGGACTCCGCGTGGAGGTGCGGGACTTCGTGGGACGCAGGCCCAGACTGCGGGTACCGAACGCCGACGACGGTACGCACGGCAGAGGCCTCGTTCTCGTCCAGTCCCTCGCGGACGCGTGGGGCGTACGGGCGCACGGGGTGGGCAAGGCGGTGTGGTTCGAACTGGACGGCGGCGCGGTGTAG
- a CDS encoding alpha-mannosidase, which translates to MHDDRSLVEGRLERALRQFLRPAQYADRVPLVLSVWHVPGEPVPVDQALQAAYEPFTTGTVWGKPWSTSWFRIEGRVPAQWSGRRVEVVIDPGFTGDGPGFQAEGLLYDAAGVPLKGIHPRNRHLTVAAPARGGEAVHLLLEAAANPAVLHGFEPTSLGDVLTAGDRPIYRFAAADLAVLDEDVWRLVLDIEVLSELMHELPADRPRRHEILRALEDMLDALDLHDVSGTAAAARAELTDVLSRPASASAHRVSAAGHAHIDSAWLWPLRETVRKASRTFANVTALAQDYPELVFACSQAQQYAWVKEHQPHIWERIKKAVEEGNWAPVGSMWVESDANMPGGEALARQIVHGKRFFQEELGVETEEIWLPDSFGYTAAFPQLAKLAGVRWFLTQKLSWNQSNKMPHHTFWWEGIDGTRVFTHFPPVDTYNSQFHGRELAHAERNFADKGRATRSLVPFGWGDGGGGPTREMLEKARRLRSLEGSPRVEIEKPSAFFAAAEEEYGSHAPVWSGELYLELHRATYTTQAKTKQGNRRSEHALREAELWCTAAAVRDPSYAYPYDALDRLWKTVLLHQFHDILPGSSIAWVHREARETYARVLAELEEITAEAVRALGPGSPAALNASPYERTEVVGDGLVTVPGLGSAAVSATVEEGVRAERTGDTVLLENRWLRVTIDRDGLLSSVRDRAADREVLSGPGNLLQLHPDHPNAWDAWDIDRHYRRRHTDLTAAESVELVESGPLRATVRVVRVFGTSRVTQEIRLTAASRRLDIVTDIDWRESEKVLKAAFPLDVHAERSAAEIQFGHVHRPTHTNTGWDAARFEICAHRWLRVAEDGYGVAVLNDSTYGHDVTRTPHEHGLGTTVRLTLLRAPHSPDPETDLGTHRFTYALLPGAGVTDAVAEGLALNLPLRSAAAPSLEPLVSVDNPAVTVESVKLAEDRGGDVVVRLYESRGGRARATLSTGFPVARTEVTDLLERPLREAPSEFELRPFQILTLRLRPA; encoded by the coding sequence GTGCACGACGACCGTTCGCTGGTGGAGGGGCGCCTGGAGCGCGCGCTGCGACAGTTCCTGCGCCCCGCGCAGTACGCGGACCGGGTGCCGCTGGTGCTGTCGGTGTGGCATGTGCCCGGCGAGCCGGTCCCCGTCGACCAGGCACTGCAGGCCGCGTACGAGCCGTTCACGACCGGCACGGTCTGGGGAAAGCCCTGGTCGACGAGTTGGTTCCGCATCGAGGGCCGGGTGCCCGCGCAGTGGTCGGGCCGCCGTGTGGAGGTGGTGATCGACCCCGGCTTCACGGGTGACGGACCCGGATTCCAGGCGGAGGGGCTCCTGTACGACGCTGCCGGCGTCCCCCTCAAGGGGATTCACCCGCGCAACCGGCATCTGACCGTCGCGGCACCCGCGCGGGGAGGCGAGGCCGTGCATCTGCTGCTGGAGGCGGCGGCCAACCCGGCGGTGCTGCACGGCTTCGAGCCGACGTCCCTCGGGGACGTGCTGACCGCGGGCGATCGGCCCATCTACCGATTCGCGGCTGCCGATCTCGCCGTACTCGACGAGGACGTCTGGCGGCTCGTCCTCGACATCGAAGTGCTGTCGGAGCTGATGCACGAGTTGCCCGCGGACAGGCCGCGGCGGCACGAGATCCTGCGCGCGCTCGAGGACATGCTGGACGCCCTGGACCTGCACGACGTGTCCGGTACGGCGGCCGCCGCCCGGGCCGAGCTGACGGATGTGCTGTCCAGGCCCGCCTCGGCCAGCGCGCACCGGGTCTCGGCGGCCGGGCACGCCCACATCGACTCGGCGTGGCTGTGGCCGCTGCGCGAGACGGTCCGCAAGGCCTCGCGCACCTTCGCCAACGTCACCGCGCTCGCCCAGGACTACCCGGAGCTGGTCTTCGCCTGTTCGCAGGCCCAGCAGTACGCCTGGGTCAAGGAGCACCAGCCGCACATCTGGGAACGCATCAAGAAGGCGGTGGAGGAAGGGAATTGGGCCCCCGTGGGCTCGATGTGGGTCGAGTCGGACGCCAACATGCCCGGCGGCGAGGCGCTGGCCCGGCAGATCGTGCACGGCAAGCGGTTCTTCCAGGAGGAGCTGGGCGTCGAGACCGAGGAGATCTGGCTGCCCGACTCCTTCGGCTACACGGCCGCCTTCCCTCAACTGGCGAAGCTCGCGGGCGTCCGCTGGTTCCTCACCCAGAAGCTGAGCTGGAACCAGTCCAACAAAATGCCCCACCACACCTTCTGGTGGGAGGGCATCGACGGCACTCGCGTCTTCACCCACTTCCCGCCCGTGGACACGTACAACTCCCAGTTCCACGGCCGTGAACTCGCCCACGCGGAGAGGAACTTCGCCGACAAGGGGCGGGCCACCCGCTCACTCGTCCCCTTCGGCTGGGGCGACGGCGGGGGCGGCCCGACTCGCGAAATGCTGGAGAAGGCACGGCGGTTGCGGTCGCTGGAGGGCTCGCCGCGCGTCGAGATCGAGAAGCCCTCGGCCTTCTTCGCGGCCGCCGAGGAGGAGTACGGAAGCCACGCGCCGGTGTGGTCCGGCGAGCTGTATCTGGAGCTGCACCGGGCCACGTACACCACTCAGGCGAAGACGAAGCAGGGCAATCGCAGATCGGAACACGCTCTGCGCGAGGCCGAGTTGTGGTGCACGGCGGCGGCCGTACGCGATCCCTCGTACGCCTACCCGTACGACGCCCTCGACCGGCTCTGGAAGACGGTGCTGCTGCATCAGTTCCACGACATCCTGCCGGGGTCGTCGATCGCGTGGGTGCACCGCGAGGCACGGGAGACCTACGCGCGGGTGCTCGCGGAGCTGGAGGAGATCACGGCGGAGGCGGTACGGGCGCTGGGGCCGGGCTCGCCCGCCGCGCTGAACGCCTCGCCGTACGAGCGCACGGAGGTGGTCGGGGACGGGCTGGTGACGGTGCCGGGACTCGGGAGTGCGGCCGTATCGGCCACTGTCGAAGAGGGCGTCCGGGCCGAACGGACCGGGGACACCGTCCTCTTGGAGAACCGATGGCTGCGGGTGACGATCGACCGCGACGGGCTGCTCTCCTCCGTCCGGGACCGCGCGGCCGACCGCGAAGTGCTCAGCGGCCCCGGCAATCTCCTCCAGCTGCACCCGGACCACCCCAACGCGTGGGACGCCTGGGACATCGACCGGCACTACCGGCGCAGGCACACGGACCTGACGGCCGCCGAGTCGGTGGAGCTGGTCGAGAGCGGGCCGCTGCGGGCGACGGTCCGCGTCGTCCGTGTCTTCGGCACGTCCCGCGTCACCCAGGAGATCCGGCTGACGGCCGCGAGCCGCCGGCTCGACATCGTGACGGACATCGACTGGCGGGAGTCGGAGAAGGTGCTCAAGGCCGCCTTCCCGCTCGACGTGCACGCCGAACGCTCCGCCGCCGAGATCCAGTTCGGCCATGTGCACCGTCCCACCCACACCAACACCGGCTGGGACGCGGCCCGTTTCGAGATCTGCGCGCACCGCTGGCTGCGGGTCGCGGAGGACGGGTACGGCGTGGCGGTCCTCAACGACTCGACGTACGGCCATGACGTGACCCGCACACCGCATGAGCACGGGCTGGGCACGACCGTACGGCTGACGCTGCTGCGCGCCCCGCACAGCCCGGACCCGGAGACGGATCTGGGCACGCACCGGTTCACGTACGCGCTGCTGCCGGGCGCGGGCGTGACAGACGCCGTCGCGGAGGGGCTCGCGCTGAACCTGCCGCTGCGGTCGGCCGCGGCGCCCTCGCTCGAACCGCTGGTGAGCGTCGACAACCCGGCCGTCACCGTCGAGTCGGTCAAGCTCGCCGAGGACCGCGGTGGCGATGTGGTGGTCCGGCTGTACGAGTCCCGGGGCGGGCGCGCGCGGGCCACCCTGAGCACCGGCTTCCCAGTGGCCCGGACCGAGGTGACCGACCTGCTGGAACGGCCGCTGCGCGAAGCCCCGTCGGAGTTCGAGCTGCGGCCGTTCCAGATCCTCACGCTGCGGCTGCGACCGGCGTAG
- a CDS encoding pyruvate dehydrogenase, with the protein MAKQNVAEQFVDILARAGVKRLYGVVGDSLNPVVDAIRRNSAIDWIHVRHEETAAFAAGAEAQITGKLTACAGSCGPGNLHLINGLYDAHRSMAPVLALASQIPSSEIGLGYFQETHPDQLFRECSHYSELISNPKQMPRLLQTAIQHAVGQSGVSVVSLPGDVASEPAPDKPLETALVTARPTVRPGDTEIDKLVALIDESDKVTLFCGSGTAGAHAEVMEFAGKIKSPVGHALRGKEWIQYDNPFDVGMSGLLGYGAAYEATHECDLLILLGTDFPYNAFLPDDVKIAQVDVRPEHLGRRSKLDLAVWGDVKETLRCLIPRVRPKENRRFLDKMLKKHADALEGVVKAYTRKVEKHIPIHPEYVASVLDELAAEDAVFTVDTGMCNVWAARYISPNGRRRVIGSFSHGSMANALPMAIGAQFTDRDRQVVSMSGDGGFSMLMGDFLTLVQYDLPVKVVLFNNSSLSMVELEMLVAGLPSYGTTNKNPDFAAVARACGAYGVRVEKPKQLASALKDAFKHKGPALVDIVTDPNALSIPPKISAEMVTGFALSASKIVLDGGVGRMVQMARSNLRNVPRP; encoded by the coding sequence ATGGCCAAGCAGAACGTCGCCGAACAGTTTGTCGACATCCTCGCCCGCGCGGGCGTCAAGCGGCTGTACGGCGTCGTCGGCGACAGCCTCAACCCTGTCGTCGACGCCATTCGGCGCAACTCGGCCATCGACTGGATCCACGTCCGGCACGAGGAGACCGCCGCCTTCGCCGCGGGCGCGGAGGCGCAGATCACCGGCAAGCTCACCGCCTGCGCCGGCTCCTGCGGCCCCGGCAACCTCCACCTCATCAACGGCCTCTACGACGCACACCGCTCCATGGCCCCGGTCCTCGCCCTCGCCTCGCAGATCCCGTCCAGCGAGATCGGCCTCGGCTACTTCCAGGAGACCCACCCCGACCAGCTCTTCCGCGAGTGCAGCCACTACAGCGAGCTGATCTCCAACCCCAAGCAGATGCCGAGGCTGCTGCAGACGGCGATCCAGCACGCGGTGGGCCAGTCCGGCGTCAGCGTGGTCTCCCTCCCCGGTGACGTCGCCTCCGAGCCCGCCCCGGACAAGCCCCTGGAGACCGCCCTCGTCACCGCCCGGCCCACGGTCCGCCCCGGCGACACCGAGATCGACAAGCTCGTGGCGTTGATCGACGAGTCGGACAAGGTCACCCTCTTCTGCGGCAGCGGCACGGCGGGTGCGCACGCCGAGGTCATGGAGTTCGCCGGGAAGATCAAGTCCCCGGTCGGGCACGCGCTGCGGGGCAAGGAGTGGATCCAGTACGACAACCCCTTCGACGTCGGCATGAGCGGACTGCTCGGCTACGGCGCCGCCTACGAGGCCACCCACGAGTGCGATCTGCTGATCCTGCTCGGCACCGACTTCCCGTACAACGCCTTCCTGCCCGACGACGTCAAGATCGCCCAAGTCGACGTCCGGCCCGAGCACTTGGGCCGCCGCTCGAAGCTGGACCTGGCGGTCTGGGGCGATGTGAAGGAGACCTTGCGCTGTCTCATCCCGCGCGTGAGGCCCAAGGAGAACCGGCGCTTCCTCGACAAGATGCTGAAGAAGCACGCCGACGCGCTCGAAGGCGTCGTCAAGGCCTACACGAGGAAGGTCGAGAAGCACATCCCGATCCACCCCGAATACGTGGCCTCCGTGCTCGACGAACTCGCCGCTGAGGACGCGGTGTTCACGGTCGACACCGGGATGTGCAATGTCTGGGCGGCCCGCTACATCTCGCCCAACGGCCGTCGCCGCGTCATCGGTTCGTTCTCGCACGGCTCGATGGCGAACGCGCTGCCGATGGCGATCGGCGCCCAGTTCACCGACCGGGACCGGCAGGTCGTCTCGATGTCCGGCGACGGCGGATTCTCCATGCTGATGGGCGACTTCCTCACCCTCGTCCAGTACGACCTGCCGGTGAAGGTCGTCCTCTTCAACAACTCCTCGCTGAGCATGGTCGAGTTGGAGATGCTGGTGGCCGGCCTGCCCTCGTACGGCACCACGAACAAGAACCCCGACTTCGCGGCCGTCGCCCGCGCCTGCGGTGCGTACGGCGTCCGGGTCGAGAAGCCCAAGCAGCTGGCCAGCGCGTTGAAGGACGCCTTCAAGCACAAGGGCCCGGCCCTCGTCGACATCGTCACCGACCCCAACGCCCTGTCCATCCCGCCGAAGATCAGCGCGGAGATGGTGACGGGGTTCGCGCTGTCGGCGTCGAAGATCGTGCTCGACGGAGGAGTGGGCCGGATGGTGCAGATGGCCCGCTCGAACCTGCGCAACGTTCCGCGACCCTAG
- a CDS encoding protein phosphatase 2C domain-containing protein, which produces MSQQGEKPTGHEDDWWGQLYDDSTEDTGPAAAADSLDDRFASAAGTMGLGSAAGPGAAARRPDGPEPDVPSRPERPPAVPDSSPVPAVPERPPAVPEQRGGASASVAWPGATPRGEGPTPGPGRWERGDVPELSPDPGPLRRSGLARQPAPWEPPPTEPPAPATFPPGPTPPGFPAREPRSRTSTESPGSAVPVPRAPVDAPPAPTSPPAVPPGDTLPITPSDARPPRPTSAPEDAPPGEPALSVPHQPPAVDYVGSGPPTYDAEPTALPPADPDELDDLVADTVLDGARYGTSTLRAVSVRGDSARYRGEPRRDSLLTARFGTGEQALVLVAMATGARATPGAHRAAAEACQWIGRAVGRSHARLAEDIRAARRGDLKSGLHRLIDRSLGKLRASAAEQGIEPEEYTASLRCLLLPADPGCRTRVFFGVGAGGLFRLRDGEWQDIEPRVAEATGEAVVGFGSLPHETPEGDRLTMDLGIATPPSPYEPAPAPPRDPFRFRASVARPGDTLLLCTGGLAEPLRGEPELAEHLTERWSAAEPPGLAAFLADTLVRVKGYADDRTAAAVWEA; this is translated from the coding sequence ATGAGCCAGCAGGGGGAAAAGCCCACCGGTCATGAGGACGACTGGTGGGGGCAGTTGTACGACGACTCCACCGAGGACACGGGGCCCGCGGCCGCGGCCGATTCTCTGGACGATCGGTTCGCGTCGGCCGCGGGGACGATGGGGCTGGGGTCCGCCGCGGGCCCGGGGGCCGCGGCCCGCCGACCGGACGGGCCCGAGCCCGATGTCCCGTCCAGGCCGGAGCGGCCTCCCGCGGTGCCGGACTCGTCTCCCGTTCCCGCCGTTCCGGAGCGGCCTCCTGCCGTACCGGAGCAGCGTGGTGGCGCATCCGCCTCCGTGGCCTGGCCCGGAGCGACGCCGCGCGGTGAGGGGCCGACGCCGGGCCCCGGGCGGTGGGAGCGAGGTGACGTTCCCGAACTGAGTCCCGACCCCGGCCCACTGCGGCGAAGTGGTCTCGCCCGGCAACCCGCCCCCTGGGAGCCCCCGCCCACCGAACCACCGGCTCCCGCGACCTTCCCGCCCGGGCCGACGCCGCCGGGGTTCCCCGCACGGGAGCCCAGGAGCCGTACGTCCACGGAATCGCCCGGCAGTGCGGTGCCCGTGCCGAGGGCACCCGTGGACGCGCCACCGGCCCCCACGTCACCGCCCGCCGTGCCTCCGGGCGACACCTTGCCCATCACCCCGTCCGACGCCCGGCCCCCGCGGCCCACCTCCGCCCCCGAGGACGCCCCGCCAGGCGAACCCGCCCTCTCCGTCCCTCACCAGCCGCCCGCCGTCGACTACGTGGGCTCGGGCCCGCCCACCTACGACGCCGAGCCGACCGCGCTCCCGCCCGCCGACCCCGACGAGCTCGACGACCTGGTCGCCGACACCGTGCTGGACGGGGCGCGCTACGGGACGAGCACGCTGCGGGCCGTGTCCGTGCGCGGGGACTCCGCGCGGTACCGGGGCGAGCCGCGCCGGGACTCGCTGCTCACCGCCCGGTTCGGGACGGGGGAGCAGGCGCTGGTCCTGGTGGCGATGGCGACCGGCGCGCGGGCCACGCCGGGCGCGCACCGGGCGGCCGCCGAGGCGTGCCAGTGGATCGGGCGCGCCGTGGGGCGCAGTCACGCACGGCTGGCCGAGGACATCCGGGCCGCCCGGCGCGGCGACCTGAAGTCGGGGTTGCACCGACTCATCGACCGCAGCCTGGGCAAACTGCGCGCGAGCGCGGCCGAGCAGGGCATCGAACCGGAGGAGTACACCGCCAGCCTGCGCTGCCTGCTGCTGCCGGCCGACCCGGGGTGCCGTACGCGCGTCTTCTTCGGCGTCGGCGCGGGCGGTCTGTTCCGGCTGCGGGACGGTGAGTGGCAGGACATCGAGCCGCGGGTCGCGGAGGCCACCGGCGAGGCCGTGGTCGGCTTCGGATCGCTGCCCCACGAGACCCCGGAGGGCGATCGGCTCACCATGGACCTGGGCATCGCGACGCCCCCGAGCCCGTACGAACCCGCCCCCGCGCCGCCGCGCGACCCCTTCCGCTTCCGCGCCTCCGTCGCCCGCCCGGGTGACACGCTCCTGCTGTGCACCGGCGGCCTGGCGGAGCCGCTGCGCGGCGAACCCGAACTGGCCGAACACCTGACGGAGCGGTGGTCGGCGGCGGAACCACCGGGCCTCGCCGCGTTCCTCGCGGACACCTTGGTGAGGGTGAAGGGGTACGCCGACGATCGGACGGCCGCGGCCGTTTGGGAGGCGTAA